The Sorex araneus isolate mSorAra2 chromosome X, mSorAra2.pri, whole genome shotgun sequence DNA segment TCTGCCCCCACCGCTGCCTGCAGACCAGCCTCTGGGAGCGGAACCGGAACCAACCCGGAGCCCCAGAAAGGAGCCCCGCGCACTTCCTGCAGGTGGCAGGCGGCACCGACCTGGTGGAGTTCTAGCGGCCCCGGGCACTAGCCGACACGGAGcgttcccctccctccttccagccccgAGCCCGGCAGCCCTAGCGGGGTCACGGGGGTCCAGCTCCACACCCCACCACTTCGTCTCCCGGGCCCTTCATCCCAGGGGCCACTGATGGCCCGAACTCGGGCACATTCCCAAGGCCCAGGCAGCTGCCCAGAGGAGAGCCGAGTGCCCCCTTCTCCTGAGCTTGGGAGGTGCAGGGCCCACTCGGCGCTCACTGTGTCCCGCCCAGGATGCCCACGGCACCATCTGCCTGCCATGCCCGCTGCAGCTGCAAGTGATGGCCTTTGCCTTCCTGCGGAAagacccctccccttcccctttagGGGCCCAGGGTCCCTCCGCGCCTGTCCGATGCGAAGTCGGCTGAGACAGAGAACAATTTCCCAGACTTTACTGTAAGAACCCGTCGCCCGCGCCACCACCAGCATCAGCCCACGCGCGCCTCCCTTGGGGCTGGGCCTGGACACCGGGCAGCGCGGCTCCCCCCGGGGGGCTTCACAGCAGAGTGGCCTGTTCCGGGTGCGGGGCCGGCTGTCTGCAGGCCAGCAGGCGGGTCCTGGCTGCATCGCGGCGGCGGCGGAAGGCCAGGAACTCCTCCCGGAGGGCAGCGCAGCGAGCCTCGGGCCCGGGGGCTCGCGCGGCGTGCGGGAGGCAGCCCCGCTCCGGGGTCTTTGCACCTGCAAAGGGGGCCACACGCGGGAGTGGGGGAGAGCGCCCAGGACGCTGGGCTGGGTCCCGGGGACCGGGCGGGGAGGCCAGGGCGCTCTCACCCTGCTCAGGTTCTGCCTCAAGGGGCAGCCGGGGGACAGCAGAGCCCCAGGACACGGGCTCCTGCAGTTCTAGGTCCCCAGGGAACTCTGAGTCCCACTCATAGTTCTCGTCCACAGACGTGTTcctcctgggggaagggggggacaGAGAGGGTGAGGAGCCCAGGTCCCTCCACCCCGGGGGTTTGCAGGGgtgcggcagggcggggccgggacaCCCTCACCTCTTGCACACGGTCAGCACCTGCTCCCTCCGAGACCACCTCTCCGGGCCGCTGGCCCAGCTGCCCGTGTCTCCAGGAGGGGGACTGAGGTAGCTGCCCCCTGCAGAGGGGGCGGTGGAGGGGGGGCGCAGGAAGGAGGCGCTGCCCCGGCCGCTGCTCTGGCTAGCCAGGCTGCCCCGGGGAGCGGCAGGGAGGACGCTGGAAAGCAGCCGCTCCCGCAGCGTCCACTCAGCAAGCGCCCCCGAGGGGGGCTCAGGGGCGGCCCCTGGCAATGCCACAGGGGAGTCCAAGGAAGGGGGCAGAGACGAgcgggggcagggccgggtgTCCATGTAATCCGGGGTCCGCTTGGGGGCGGGCTCCCCCAAGGGGGGCCAGTCTCTGTCCACGTTCATCTCGCGGAAGAAGGGCAGGCTGAGGTACTGGAGCAGCGCTGCAGGCGGGTCCCGAGGGGGCGGCCCCACCGGGCTGATGTCCGAGATACAGAGTGGCCGCGGCTGCCcgctggggctgctgctgctgcagtcACAGGGCCTGGCAGGAGGCGGCCCCTGGCCGGACCCCAGCCTTTCCTGGGGGGCCCCCGCCTCGGGGGCCATCACAAAGCGCCCATCCGGCCCCCGGGAAATGGGCTCCAAGGGCAAGTGTCCCCGGCTTGGAGGGGGGTCcggagcggggctgggggcccccgggGACTCCCCCCAGAGCAGGCTCTGGCGCAGGCTGGGCACCGGCGAGGCCTGGAGCTTGAGCTTGGTCACGCTGTCTGGAGTGGCCGGGTGGGGGTCGGAGCTGGGGAGGGACGGGAGatcagggtgtgggggagggcttGGAGTGGGATAGAGCAGACAGGGCGAGCGAGCCACGCCAGGAGCCGCTGGGGGCAGGAGGCCGCGGTCCCTGGCCCAGGGGACTGGGGGGCAGCCAGGCAGGAAGAGCGCAAAGGCGGACACCTGCAGGAAGgcagggggcggcgcgggggcacTCACTGTGCGGCCGCCTTCCGGGGCGGAGAGAAGATGAGCGGGGGACCTGTcggggaaggaaaagggagacTCAGGCAACCTCAGGGCCGCACGCATCTGACCTCAGGCTCGGGACACGGGCACGCAGAGCGGTCTCCtccccgcgggggggggggggggggggggcttaggggcgTGCCCCAACCCAGGGGTGTGGCCTCGGGGCAAGGTCTGCCCAAGGGGCGGTGATCTTCCCAGGGGCGTGTCCCAAGGCAGTGTGGCATTCACAGGGCGTGTCCTAAGGCTGATTGAAGGGGCGTGTCCCAAagtgggggcgtggcctctgtggAGCGAGTACCAATCACAAAGGCGTGCTCTTCCCAGGAACATATCTAGGGGCTgttgccttgcaggcggtcgacccaagttcaattcccagcatcccatagggtcccctgagcacggccaggggcaattcctgagtgcagagccaggagtaacccttgtgcatcccgggtgtgaccaaaaaaataaaaaaaacccaaccaggaACATATCCAGTAAGAGGGCCTCTGGGAGGCGTGTCCCAGCCCCAGGGGCGTGGCCTTCCTACGGGTGTGGGCCAATACCAAGGGTGTATCCTAGCCTGGGGGCGTGTCCCCCTAGGGTATGGGCCAATCCCATGACTGTATCCTTTCCAGGGGCGTGTCCCAAATTGGGGGTATGTCCCTTTTAGGAGTGTGGGCCTATCCCAAGGGTGTATCCTTCCCAGGGGCGTGTCCCAACGGCGGAGGGCGTGTCCTTCCCAGAGGTGTGTCTGGCAAGAGGGCGTGTCCCTCTAGGGGTATGGGCCAATCCCAAGAACGTATCCTTCCCAGGGGCAGGACCCAGACCTAGGGGCGTGCCCCCCAGGGGGTGTGGGCCAATCCGAAGAGCGTATCTTTCGCAGAAGCATGTCCCAACCCCAGGGGCCATGTTCATAGGGGCGTATCCCAAACGGGGGGCGTGTCCTTCCAAGGGGTGTGTGCCAATTCCCAAGAGTGTGTCCTTCCCAGGCGTGTCTCATCCTTAGGGGTCCTGTCCCAAACCCGGAGGGCAGCTATTTCTAGGGCCTGTCCCAACAGGGGGTGGCCTCAcacgggggtccctcctggggtgGGGCCTCGGGCGTACTTTTGGGCGTACCTTGGCGCAGGCGCTTGCGGTGGTGGCGCGCAGCGCGGCGCCGGTTCATAAGGCAGGCGGCGAGGGTGCTCACGAGGACAGCGACGGTCAGGAAGAGGACCCCGCCCAGCACGCCGGCCAGCACGGGCTGCGGCAGGAGGCCGGGCAGCTGCGTGCGTGACGGGTACACCTCCAGGCCTGGGGGCACGCGGGAGGGTGGGCGCGTGTCCGGGTAAGTgggctcctgccccctgccccgaggCCCCCCAAAGCCTCACCAGAAGTGGACACGTTGGCCGTGTTGCTGGGGCCGCTGACGTGGCCTCCCGCCAAGGCCATCAGGCGGAACTCGTAGAGAACatcctggggagggtgggggttgggggggatcaGCCCAGCTGGCCCGCCCCCTCGGGAGGTCAGGGTGAGTGGGAGGTGGGAAGGTGGCCAGACGGGACCCACACGCACCTTGATGAGCCCTGGCACCAGCAGCTGCCTGTCTGTGCCGACCACGGCGGGGTCCAGCACCTCCCAGCCCTGGGAGCCCGGCCGGCCCTCCAGGATGTAGCCGTCCAGCCTCTCAGGAACCTGTTCTGGGGGCTCCCAGTGCAGGAGGACCCCCCGGGGTGTCCTGGTGGCCACCAGGCGtcggggtggggacaggggctgCAGCGCGGCTGTGGGAGGCGGCCTGGGGGCCGTGGGTGTGGCCGGAAGCCCTGCACCGGGCAAACGGGCGTGAGGCAGGATTCCCAGCCCGTGACCCCCCACCGGCTGGTCCCTCCCGGGGCCCAGCGGCACCTGCAGGCACAGCCAGCACGATCTCGCTGAAGGGCCCGCTGCCCCGCTGGTTCTGGGCCAGGACACTGAACTGGTATGGAGCGTGTGGCTGCAGCCCCCCCACGAGCAGGTGTGCCGTCCCCACGGGCACCGCCAGGGACACCCAGTCGTGGTGTGCGCGCTCAGGACGTCTGGCTCTGGAGGATGTAGGAGGGGGTGGGGCCGTGAGCCaggaggggggggggcagacaCCCCGCCCAGGGCCAGCCTTCGGGCAGGGGCACTCACAGCTGGGTGTACCAGACACTGAACCTCTGCGGGGAGCCGCCATCGAACCCCGGCTCCCAGGAGACATTCGCACCCCGGGGCACAGGCGACACGGACACGTTGGTGACAGCATGGGGGCTGGTGcctgggagggagtgggggtcCTGAAGGGGGGGCGAGCTAAGGGGGCCTCCCCCACCCTAGGGTGACTCCCCTCCCCTGCTGAGGGTGGCCCGCTCTGCAGCCACGAACCTAGCACATAGATGGTGGTGGACACGGTTACCCGGGCCACGGCATTGCTGGCCGAGCACTCCCAGAGGCCATTCGCCTCCTTGGTCAGCGGCCGCAGGATGAGGCTGTTGTTGCCGTCCACGTGGGCCTGCATCCCCCTGCCCACCTGCAGAGCCAGCGGTCAGCCAGGGACGCCGGGCTCCCCATCAGAGCACGGGGCGGGGGCCTGGTGGGCGGggaaggaggggcggggggtcTTGCCTTGGCCCAGGTGACGGCAGGGGGCGGGTCTCCGCGGGCTGAGCAGGGAATGAGCAGCTCCCGTCCCACTTCCTGGAAATATTCCTCCAGGGGCCTCTCGGTGAAAGCCGGGGGCGCCTGCAGGCAGAGCTGGtgttgggggggttgggtggAGCTGGAGGAGCCCCCAGGtgtgggcccagccctgccccaccttGAGGAGCACGCGGGTGATGGCCGAGGGCCCAGCGGTGCCCAGCCGGTTGTAGGGGGTGCAGGAGTACTCCCCCAGAGCGTCCTCATTCCCCACCATGACCACGAGCGAGCCTTCAGGGTCCTGCGACCAGCCGGGGAACTGTcgggagggagcaggggaagtGTGGGGTGGCGGGCGGAGACCCCCAGCAGagggccagcccctcccctccccgccgccggCGTGGAATTGGCCTTCTCCAGGCCCTGCTGAACCCAGCCTTGACCTTCagacagcgtgtgtgtgtgtgtgtgtgtgtgtgtgcgtgtatgtgtatatgtgtgagcaaCGTGTGTGTGAGCAGagcatgtgtgatgtgtgtgagtagcatgtgtgtgtgaggagagcatgtgtgatgtgtgagcagcattgtgtgtgtgagcagagcatgtgtgatgtgtgtgtgagtagcatgtgtgtgtgtgagcagagcatgtgtgatgtgtgtgtgagcagagcatgtgtgatgtgtgagcagcatgtgtgtgtgagcagagcatgtgtgatgtgtgtgtgagcagcatgtgtgtgtgagcagagcatgtgtaatgtgtgtgtgtgagcagcatgtgtgtgtgagcagcgCGTGTATGTGGGcagagcgtgtgtgtgtgagtagcgtgtgtatgtgtgagcagcatgtgtgtgagcagcatgtgtgtgagcagagcatgtgtgtgtgagcagcatgtgtgtgtgagcagtgtgtgtgtgagcagcatgtgtgtgtgagcagcgTATGTGTGAgcagagcatgtgtgtgagcagagcatgtgtgtgagcagagcatatgtgtgtgtgagcagagcATGTATGTGTGAGCAGAGCATATGTGTGAgcagagcatgtgtgtgtgagcagagcatatgtgtgtgtgtgtgtgtgtgtgtgctgctgcCCATCCCTGAGGTTGTGCCCGCCTGGAACCGGGCTCTCTGCCCCTGTCTCGTGCCGCCCCACACTGCCCCTGCGTGCGTGTGCCCGGTCCCCTGGTGGCAGTTAAGTCCTTCCCCCGTCCCCGCTGGTACCTTGTCCAGCCGCAGGACCTGCCCGTCCTTGGTCCAGCTGACAAAGAGCAGTGGTGGGTTGGCCCTGGCCGGGCAGCGGATCACGCCGGGCATCCCGATGGGCAGGGGCGTCTCCGGAGGCATCGCGGTCACCTGCGCTGGgtctggggagcagggaggggcaggctggggggggaggACGGTGgagcagaggctgggggtgggcgggcagcgggcaggggcacTCACAGAGGACGGTGAGGAAGGCGGAGGCCGAGGGCGGCGGGGGGAGGCCGTTGCTGGGCACGCAGGTGTAGCGGCCGCCGTCCTCGGGCTGCACTGCTCGCAGCCACAGGCTGCCGTCCACCAGGATCCGCACTCGGGCCTGCAGGCGGCTGCAGCGGGCGGTCCTGCATGAGCAGGGCGCCTCACAGCTCCCGGGCCCCCGGCGCCCTGACCTACCTGGGGTGGAAGACGTTGGTGCCATCGTGGAACCAGCTGTAGGTGAGGTTGGCCGGGTAAGCCTCGGCCCGGCAGGCCAGGGACACATCTCGGGAGGCATTAACCGTGCGGTTCTCGGGGGGCACCACGATGAGGGGGGGCCCTGCGGCACGCAAGAGGGGCTCAGCCCGGCTTCCCAGAGCCCGGGGTGGGCACGCAGGGGTCTGAGGGCGCCCAGACAAAGCCAGGAGGGGTCTGGGGGGCTGTGAGGTCACTCCAGCAGCGCAGTGTGGCCCCTGTGTGATGGACAGTGGGGCCTCCCCGGGCTGGGAGAAGCCCCGGTCTCTCTCCTGCGGggccccaccagcctgcctggTGCTCCCCAAGGCCCCTCCGAGGGATGGTCCCGGGCACTGCCGTGTCCGCCCACGGGGCCAGCAgccactctcacacacacacctaacaCCAGCAGCTGAGTGGTGTGGGCGGCGCTGCCCTCGGGGCTGGAGGCCCGGCACGTGTAGGCGCCGGCGCTGCCCCGTCGCACCTGCGGGATCCGCAGCGTCCCGTTCTGCACCTGCGCGGCGAGAGCCGGGCGCCGTCAGCCCTGCGCTTCCCGCGCCgcccagcagagggcagcagcaCCGCTCCGCCGCGAAGGCCCCTCCCAGGCCGCCGCCCGGCTGCCCACCTGCTCAGCGTGGACCCAGCGCCAGCCTCACCTGCACGTGGCCCTGACCCTGGCCCAGGTCCTGTCCTCCAAGCATCCAGGTGACCTGAGGCTGGGGGCTGCCACGGGCCACGCAGTGCAGCGTCAGGGGCTCCAGCTCCCGCACCTCCAGCACCCTGGGGGGCGTCTCCAAGAACCGAGGGGGTGCTGCAGGAGAGGCACCAGGTCCGCCCAGAGAGCAGGGTCCAGGGCCCAGCTCCCACCAGGGACACGGCCTGCTGCAGGCAGCCAGGGGGATGTATTgcgtccccagcccccagcaacgAGCTCTTTGCTTCCACCCAAGGGGCTGCAAGGGCACCAAGGaaggacccccagccccctccccaccacagctCACAGTGGGGACCCCCAGCATCCGTGCCGCCACGTACAGTTCACGGTGAGGTGCACCCAGGAGCCGTTGGCCGCCTCGTCCGGGCTTGGCCGGTCCAGGAACAGCACCCGGCACTCGTACCAGCCCTGGTCCTCAGCCCGGAGCCCCTCAATGTAGAGAGAGGCCCCTCTCTGCAGCTGGACCCGCCCTGGAgaggagcctgggtcagctgggcTTGGGGCCCAGGACCCCAGAGTGGACAGAGGAACTGAGGGCAGCGATCCACAGTGGACAGGGAAAGAGGCAGTGAATGGAGCCCTGGAACCCCCCATGGACCAGCACGGGGATAGCCTCCTGGAATCCACCTCACATCAGTGGTCTACGTGCCTGAGGATGATGGGAGCGCCCCCCATCCTGAAagccgtccccccccccccccgtctgcccACATGCATCACCCCTACAGGCATGCGGAGTCAGGAgaccctccctccagcctccacAGCCT contains these protein-coding regions:
- the IGSF9 gene encoding protein turtle homolog A isoform X7, with amino-acid sequence MVGCRSLALLSLLVCQGANGRGTPEVKPVVGRAGDGALLGCDLPPPTSRPPLHVIEWRRLGFLLPIFIQFGLYAPRVDPEYLGRVQLQRGASLYIEGLRAEDQGWYECRVLFLDRPSPDEAANGSWVHLTVNSPPRFLETPPRVLEVRELEPLTLHCVARGSPQPQVTWMLGGQDLGQGQGHVQVQNGTLRIPQVRRGSAGAYTCRASSPEGSAAHTTQLLVLGPPLIVVPPENRTVNASRDVSLACRAEAYPANLTYSWFHDGTNVFHPSRLQARVRILVDGSLWLRAVQPEDGGRYTCVPSNGLPPPPSASAFLTVLYPAQVTAMPPETPLPIGMPGVIRCPARANPPLLFVSWTKDGQVLRLDKFPGWSQDPEGSLVVMVGNEDALGEYSCTPYNRLGTAGPSAITRVLLKAPPAFTERPLEEYFQEVGRELLIPCSARGDPPPAVTWAKVGRGMQAHVDGNNSLILRPLTKEANGLWECSASNAVARVTVSTTIYVLGTSPHAVTNVSVSPVPRGANVSWEPGFDGGSPQRFSVWYTQLARRPERAHHDWVSLAVPVGTAHLLVGGLQPHAPYQFSVLAQNQRGSGPFSEIVLAVPAGLPATPTAPRPPPTAALQPLSPPRRLVATRTPRGVLLHWEPPEQVPERLDGYILEGRPGSQGWEVLDPAVVGTDRQLLVPGLIKDVLYEFRLMALAGGHVSGPSNTANVSTSGLEVYPSRTQLPGLLPQPVLAGVLGGVLFLTVAVLVSTLAACLMNRRRAARHHRKRLRQGPPLIFSPPRKAAAHSDPHPATPDSVTKLKLQASPVPSLRQSLLWGESPGAPSPAPDPPPSRGHLPLEPISRGPDGRFVMAPEAGAPQERLGSGQGPPPARPCDCSSSSPSGQPRPLCISDISPVGPPPRDPPAALLQYLSLPFFREMNVDRDWPPLGEPAPKRTPDYMDTRPCPRSSLPPSLDSPVALPGAAPEPPSGALAEWTLRERLLSSVLPAAPRGSLASQSSGRGSASFLRPPSTAPSAGGSYLSPPPGDTGSWASGPERWSRREQVLTVCKRRNTSVDENYEWDSEFPGDLELQEPVSWGSAVPRLPLEAEPEQGESALASPPGPRDPAQRPGRSPPLPRVAPFAGAKTPERGCLPHAARAPGPEARCAALREEFLAFRRRRDAARTRLLACRQPAPHPEQATLL
- the IGSF9 gene encoding protein turtle homolog A isoform X4 → MQLPGSGAPARPGVPRAPRPARTCAPQTTTPRRLGSRPPRVPRPREGIGRLQATGRGARGAGGGGPAPHCVAERSQPERGRTSGVRRARGVGCSPASAPPAIEPVQRETLTARGGPRGALPSCTPPRGLWAPAMVGCRSLALLSLLVCQGANGRGTPEVKPVVGRAGDGALLGCDLPPPTSRPPLHVIEWRRLGFLLPIFIQFGLYAPRVDPEYLGRVQLQRGASLYIEGLRAEDQGWYECRVLFLDRPSPDEAANGSWVHLTVNSPPRFLETPPRVLEVRELEPLTLHCVARGSPQPQVTWMLGGQDLGQGQGHVQVQNGTLRIPQVRRGSAGAYTCRASSPEGSAAHTTQLLVLGPPLIVVPPENRTVNASRDVSLACRAEAYPANLTYSWFHDGTNVFHPSRLQARVRILVDGSLWLRAVQPEDGGRYTCVPSNGLPPPPSASAFLTVLYPAQVTAMPPETPLPIGMPGVIRCPARANPPLLFVSWTKDGQVLRLDKFPGWSQDPEGSLVVMVGNEDALGEYSCTPYNRLGTAGPSAITRVLLKAPPAFTERPLEEYFQEVGRELLIPCSARGDPPPAVTWAKVGRGMQAHVDGNNSLILRPLTKEANGLWECSASNAVARVTVSTTIYVLGTSPHAVTNVSVSPVPRGANVSWEPGFDGGSPQRFSVWYTQLARRPERAHHDWVSLAVPVGTAHLLVGGLQPHAPYQFSVLAQNQRGSGPFSEIVLAVPAGLPATPTAPRPPPTAALQPLSPPRRLVATRTPRGVLLHWEPPEQVPERLDGYILEGRPGSQGWEVLDPAVVGTDRQLLVPGLIKDVLYEFRLMALAGGHVSGPSNTANVSTSGLEVYPSRTQLPGLLPQPVLAGVLGGVLFLTVAVLVSTLAACLMNRRRAARHHRKRLRQGPPLIFSPPRKAAAHSDPHPATPDSVTKLKLQASPVPSLRQSLLWGESPGAPSPAPDPPPSRGHLPLEPISRGPDGRFVMAPEAGAPQERLGSGQGPPPARPCDCSSSSPSGQPRPLCISDISPVGPPPRDPPAALLQYLSLPFFREMNVDRDWPPLGEPAPKRTPDYMDTRPCPRSSLPPSLDSPVALPGAAPEPPSGALAEWTLRERLLSSVLPAAPRGSLASQSSGRGSASFLRPPSTAPSAGGSYLSPPPGDTGSWASGPERWSRREQVLTVCKRRNTSVDENYEWDSEFPGDLELQEPVSWGSAVPRLPLEAEPEQGESALASPPGPRDPAQRPGRSPPLPRVAPFAGAKTPERGCLPHAARAPGPEARCAALREEFLAFRRRRDAARTRLLACRQPAPHPEQATLL
- the IGSF9 gene encoding protein turtle homolog A isoform X3 produces the protein MFAAESWRGRPGRTVHCPAGARLAVGSAFLPRAALVAPPRRAPWVGEQPGRGVRGGCAGSWGAAPAGQLGGCTCWPAQPGAASCPVQALSAGLLAARLCGHGTRPSCSFPSAPGGGRARGVSPAPLPQGLSVQHPNLTPARPGLPLPSDWLPFSCSPASAPPAIEPVQRETLTARGGPRGALPSCTPPRGLWAPAMVGCRSLALLSLLVCQGANGRGTPEVKPVVGRAGDGALLGCDLPPPTSRPPLHVIEWRRLGFLLPIFIQFGLYAPRVDPEYLGRVQLQRGASLYIEGLRAEDQGWYECRVLFLDRPSPDEAANGSWVHLTVNSPPRFLETPPRVLEVRELEPLTLHCVARGSPQPQVTWMLGGQDLGQGQGHVQVQNGTLRIPQVRRGSAGAYTCRASSPEGSAAHTTQLLVLGPPLIVVPPENRTVNASRDVSLACRAEAYPANLTYSWFHDGTNVFHPSRLQARVRILVDGSLWLRAVQPEDGGRYTCVPSNGLPPPPSASAFLTVLYPAQVTAMPPETPLPIGMPGVIRCPARANPPLLFVSWTKDGQVLRLDKAPPAFTERPLEEYFQEVGRELLIPCSARGDPPPAVTWAKVGRGMQAHVDGNNSLILRPLTKEANGLWECSASNAVARVTVSTTIYVLGTSPHAVTNVSVSPVPRGANVSWEPGFDGGSPQRFSVWYTQLARRPERAHHDWVSLAVPVGTAHLLVGGLQPHAPYQFSVLAQNQRGSGPFSEIVLAVPAGLPATPTAPRPPPTAALQPLSPPRRLVATRTPRGVLLHWEPPEQVPERLDGYILEGRPGSQGWEVLDPAVVGTDRQLLVPGLIKDVLYEFRLMALAGGHVSGPSNTANVSTSGLEVYPSRTQLPGLLPQPVLAGVLGGVLFLTVAVLVSTLAACLMNRRRAARHHRKRLRQGPPLIFSPPRKAAAHSDPHPATPDSVTKLKLQASPVPSLRQSLLWGESPGAPSPAPDPPPSRGHLPLEPISRGPDGRFVMAPEAGAPQERLGSGQGPPPARPCDCSSSSPSGQPRPLCISDISPVGPPPRDPPAALLQYLSLPFFREMNVDRDWPPLGEPAPKRTPDYMDTRPCPRSSLPPSLDSPVALPGAAPEPPSGALAEWTLRERLLSSVLPAAPRGSLASQSSGRGSASFLRPPSTAPSAGGSYLSPPPGDTGSWASGPERWSRREQVLTVCKRRNTSVDENYEWDSEFPGDLELQEPVSWGSAVPRLPLEAEPEQGESALASPPGPRDPAQRPGRSPPLPRVAPFAGAKTPERGCLPHAARAPGPEARCAALREEFLAFRRRRDAARTRLLACRQPAPHPEQATLL
- the IGSF9 gene encoding protein turtle homolog A isoform X5; this translates as MFAAESWRGRPGRTVHCPAGARLAVGSAFLPRAALVAPPRRAPWVGEQPGRGVRGGCAGSWGAAPAGQLGGCTCWPAQPGAASCPVQALSAGLLAARLCGHGTRPSCSFPSAPGGGRARGVSPAPLPQGLSVQHPNLTPARPGLPLPSDWLPFSCSPASAPPAIEPVQRETLTARGGPRGALPSCTPPRGLWAPAMVGCRSLALLSLLVCQGANGRGTPEVKPVVGRAGDGALLGCDLPPPTSRPPLHVIEWRRLGFLLPIFIQFGLYAPRVDPEYLGRVQLQRGASLYIEGLRAEDQGWYECRVLFLDRPSPDEAANGSWVHLTVNSPPRFLETPPRVLEVRELEPLTLHCVARGSPQPQVTWMLGGQDLGQGQGHVQVQNGTLRIPQVRRGSAGAYTCRASSPEGSAAHTTQLLVLGPPLIVVPPENRTVNASRDVSLACRAEAYPANLTYSWFHDGTNVFHPSRLQARVRILVDGSLWLRAVQPEDGGRYTCVPSNGLPPPPSASAFLTVLYPAQVTAMPPETPLPIGMPGVIRCPARANPPLLFVSWTKDGQVLRLDKFPGWSQDPEGSLVVMVGNEDALGEYSCTPYNRLGTAGPSAITRVLLKAPPAFTERPLEEYFQEVGRELLIPCSARGDPPPAVTWAKVGRGMQAHVDGNNSLILRPLTKEANGLWECSASNAVARVTVSTTIYVLGLPATPTAPRPPPTAALQPLSPPRRLVATRTPRGVLLHWEPPEQVPERLDGYILEGRPGSQGWEVLDPAVVGTDRQLLVPGLIKDVLYEFRLMALAGGHVSGPSNTANVSTSGLEVYPSRTQLPGLLPQPVLAGVLGGVLFLTVAVLVSTLAACLMNRRRAARHHRKRLRQGPPLIFSPPRKAAAHSDPHPATPDSVTKLKLQASPVPSLRQSLLWGESPGAPSPAPDPPPSRGHLPLEPISRGPDGRFVMAPEAGAPQERLGSGQGPPPARPCDCSSSSPSGQPRPLCISDISPVGPPPRDPPAALLQYLSLPFFREMNVDRDWPPLGEPAPKRTPDYMDTRPCPRSSLPPSLDSPVALPGAAPEPPSGALAEWTLRERLLSSVLPAAPRGSLASQSSGRGSASFLRPPSTAPSAGGSYLSPPPGDTGSWASGPERWSRREQVLTVCKRRNTSVDENYEWDSEFPGDLELQEPVSWGSAVPRLPLEAEPEQGESALASPPGPRDPAQRPGRSPPLPRVAPFAGAKTPERGCLPHAARAPGPEARCAALREEFLAFRRRRDAARTRLLACRQPAPHPEQATLL
- the IGSF9 gene encoding protein turtle homolog A isoform X2, whose product is MFAAESWRGRPGRTVHCPAGARLAVGSAFLPRAALVAPPRRAPWVGEQPGRGVRGGCAGSWGAAPAGQLGGCTCWPAQPGAASCPVQALSAGLLAARLCGHGTRPSCSFPSAPGGGRARGVSPAPLPQGLSVQHPNLTPARPGLPLPSDWLPFSCSPASAPPAIEPVQRETLTARGGPRGALPSCTPPRGLWAPAMVGCRSLALLSLLVCQGANGRGTPEVKPVVGRAGDGALLGCDLPPPTSRPPLHVIEWRRLGFLLPIFIQFGLYAPRVDPEYLGRVQLQRGASLYIEGLRAEDQGWYECRVLFLDRPSPDEAANGSWVHLTVNSPPRFLETPPRVLEVRELEPLTLHCVARGSPQPQVTWMLGGQDLGQGQGHVQVQNGTLRIPQVRRGSAGAYTCRASSPEGSAAHTTQLLVLGPPLIVVPPENRTVNASRDVSLACRAEAYPANLTYSWFHDGTNVFHPSRLQARVRILVDGSLWLRAVQPEDGGRYTCVPSNGLPPPPSASAFLTVLYPAQVTAMPPETPLPIGMPGVIRCPARANPPLLFVSWTKDGQVLRLDKFPGWSQDPEGSLVVMVGNEDALGEYSCTPYNRLGTAGPSAITRVLLKAPPAFTERPLEEYFQEVGRELLIPCSARGDPPPAVTWAKVGRGMQAHVDGNNSLILRPLTKEANGLWECSASNAVARVTVSTTIYVLGTSPHAVTNVSVSPVPRGANVSWEPGFDGGSPQRFSVWYTQLARRPERAHHDWVSLAVPVGTAHLLVGGLQPHAPYQFSVLAQNQRGSGPFSEIVLAVPAGLPATPTAPRPPPTAALQPLSPPRRLVATRTPRGVLLHWEPPEQVPERLDGYILEGRPGSQGWEVLDPAVVGTDRQLLVPGLIKDVLYEFRLMALAGGHVSGPSNTANVSTSGLEVYPSRTQLPGLLPQPVLAGVLGGVLFLTVAVLVSTLAACLMNRRRAARHHRKRLRQGPPLIFSPPRKAAAHSDPHPATPDSVTKLKLQASPVPSLRQSLLWGESPGAPSPAPDPPPSRGHLPLEPISRGPDGRFVMAPEAGAPQERLGSGQGPPPARPCDCSSSSPSGQPRPLCISDISPVGPPPRDPPAALLQYLSLPFFREMNVDRDWPPLGEPAPKRTPDYMDTRPCPRSSLPPSLDSPVALPGAAPEPPSGALAEWTLRERLLSSVLPAAPRGSLASQSSGRGSASFLRPPSTAPSAGGSYLSPPPGDTGSWASGPERWSRREQVLTVCKRRNTSVDENYEWDSEFPGDLELQEPVSWGSAVPRLPLEAEPEQGAKTPERGCLPHAARAPGPEARCAALREEFLAFRRRRDAARTRLLACRQPAPHPEQATLL